The following proteins are co-located in the Gloeocapsa sp. PCC 7428 genome:
- a CDS encoding cytochrome c oxidase subunit II, translated as MNIPSSIWTLLVGIVVTTVSLWYGQNHGLLPTPASDEAELVDGLFNAMLTISTGLFLIVEGALIYSAIRYRRRPGDDSDGPPVFGNIPLEILWTAVPAIIVIGIAIYSFDVYNSIGGFSPHGVHDAPIEEQAVKMPGAAIAATLSDTPPSTDTNLNQEKSDAAMQDPATAAVRNADQIPQRRNAPGVGVVSPTIGASPDKEGTPPALTVNVTGLQYAWIFTYPDTGITTGELHVPVGREVQISMTANDVIHAFWVPELRLKQDAIPGRQSEIRFTPKIVGEYKLICAELCGPYHGAMNTQFVIETPEAFEQWQQEQQVASLDSQQLVAVNSADLSPAEFLAPYVSDLGIQPEMLHQVHHTHH; from the coding sequence GTGAACATTCCATCCTCGATCTGGACCTTACTCGTTGGTATAGTCGTTACCACAGTCAGCCTTTGGTACGGTCAGAATCATGGTCTATTGCCAACCCCAGCATCAGACGAAGCTGAGTTAGTAGATGGGCTATTCAATGCGATGTTGACCATCTCCACAGGTTTGTTTCTCATTGTGGAAGGTGCCTTAATCTACTCTGCGATTCGCTATCGTCGTCGTCCTGGTGACGATTCTGATGGACCACCAGTGTTCGGCAATATTCCACTAGAAATTTTATGGACGGCAGTACCGGCTATTATTGTTATTGGAATTGCAATTTACAGCTTTGATGTCTATAACTCGATTGGTGGGTTTAGTCCGCATGGCGTCCACGATGCCCCAATCGAAGAACAAGCAGTCAAAATGCCAGGAGCCGCGATCGCCGCAACGCTGAGTGATACACCGCCAAGCACAGATACTAACCTCAACCAGGAAAAATCTGATGCGGCAATGCAAGACCCAGCAACCGCAGCAGTTCGCAACGCTGACCAAATCCCCCAAAGAAGAAATGCACCAGGTGTTGGCGTTGTTTCTCCCACAATTGGTGCAAGCCCTGATAAAGAAGGAACGCCCCCAGCACTAACGGTTAACGTCACAGGATTGCAGTACGCGTGGATCTTCACCTATCCCGATACAGGAATTACAACAGGTGAATTACACGTTCCCGTAGGGCGCGAAGTTCAAATCAGCATGACAGCAAACGATGTGATTCATGCTTTTTGGGTACCAGAATTACGCCTAAAGCAAGATGCGATTCCTGGTAGACAGTCAGAAATTCGCTTTACACCAAAAATTGTAGGTGAGTATAAGCTAATCTGTGCTGAACTTTGCGGTCCATACCACGGTGCGATGAATACGCAATTTGTCATTGAGACACCAGAAGCATTTGAGCAATGGCAACAAGAGCAACAAGTCGCCAGTCTCGATTCGCAGCAGCTCGTTGCAGTTAATTCAGCAGATTTATCTCCCGCAGAATTTTTAGCTCCTTACGTTAGTGATTTGGGCATTCAGCCAGAAATGCTCCACCAAGTCCATCACACTCATCATTAA
- a CDS encoding helix-turn-helix domain-containing protein produces MNVDKFAKQIHTQIESLCRLNNGTEIPKEMLPIALTNLGIISEELQVTVDELQRKNEELIATRTALELQLRRYRELFDFASEGYIITDKSGRIEEANRAAAKLLNVSQRFLVGKSFLMFVVENDRQALYSKLMQPQQVEESIEWTVNLCPRNSEPLKVALTIAIAIDNEGKKSRMQVCIHRSPTAEDQPLIEPIEEKVSDLTGDRRKFVYLKGELIPLKPQMIWQVHQGIVKLSTLSETGEEVVVGLAGPGMPFGVELTSLHTYQASALSQVQLLCYSFSELAASPLLAANVLPRINQRLQQTEALLAIFGQRRVKDRFEQLLQLLKHEVGQPTPQGTRLSVRFTHQELAEACSTTRVTITRLLGKLQEQGKIAIDGNNHIILKEQSLFDRLPEEDVYTV; encoded by the coding sequence GTGAATGTAGATAAATTTGCTAAACAAATCCACACACAAATAGAAAGCTTGTGTCGATTGAACAATGGAACAGAAATTCCAAAAGAAATGTTACCGATCGCGCTAACGAATCTGGGCATTATTTCTGAAGAGTTACAGGTAACGGTAGATGAGTTACAACGAAAGAATGAAGAATTGATAGCGACACGAACAGCACTAGAATTACAGCTTCGACGCTATCGAGAACTCTTTGATTTTGCTTCTGAGGGTTACATCATTACAGATAAATCGGGAAGGATCGAGGAAGCTAATCGGGCGGCGGCTAAACTGTTGAACGTATCGCAGCGCTTTTTAGTCGGCAAATCATTTCTGATGTTTGTTGTTGAAAACGACAGACAAGCACTTTATAGCAAGTTGATGCAACCGCAGCAGGTAGAAGAATCAATCGAGTGGACAGTGAATCTTTGCCCGCGTAATAGCGAACCATTAAAAGTCGCACTCACAATCGCGATCGCAATAGACAACGAAGGTAAGAAAAGCCGAATGCAAGTATGTATTCACCGGAGTCCAACTGCTGAAGATCAGCCTTTGATAGAGCCAATCGAAGAAAAAGTGAGTGATTTAACAGGCGATCGCCGTAAGTTTGTTTATTTGAAGGGCGAACTCATACCACTCAAACCGCAAATGATTTGGCAAGTCCACCAAGGAATTGTGAAACTAAGCACTTTGAGCGAAACTGGGGAAGAGGTAGTCGTTGGCTTAGCAGGACCTGGAATGCCATTTGGAGTCGAGCTAACTTCGCTGCATACGTATCAAGCTAGCGCGCTTTCCCAAGTTCAGTTACTCTGTTATTCTTTTAGCGAACTCGCCGCATCGCCGTTGCTAGCTGCAAATGTTTTACCGCGAATCAACCAAAGATTACAGCAGACCGAAGCTTTGTTAGCTATTTTTGGGCAAAGACGCGTTAAAGATCGTTTTGAGCAATTATTACAGCTACTAAAACACGAGGTTGGGCAACCAACTCCTCAAGGAACTCGTTTAAGCGTCCGGTTCACGCATCAAGAATTAGCCGAAGCTTGTTCAACAACCAGAGTCACAATCACGCGATTGTTAGGAAAACTGCAAGAACAGGGGAAGATTGCCATTGATGGCAACAATCACATTATTCTGAAAGAACAAAGTTTGTTTGATAGACTGCCGGAAGAAGATGTTTACACAGTATAG
- a CDS encoding heme A synthase: MTESVLHQQTVTGGEQSQPKERIRRLVWKIAIATLILMAIGSATRVMNAGLACPDWPLCYGELVPTKQMNFQVFLEWFHRLDAAMVGLGAIALASLSWWNRRVLPQWLPWAATFALGLVVFQGVLGGLTVTELLRFDIVTAHLGTALLFFITLLAIGSTLVRYQGTGTAGNLPWIGLIAAIAVYLQSLMGALVASRWALHQCFAGNALCSVMYSHIGGVIPSTLAIIAVVFFAWRTPALHPALRQLANMAGGLLFLQILLGIATFRLHLQVEPLTVAHQVVGAVLLGSLVVFTVLGLRDRATSSIAIPTTEPSNL, encoded by the coding sequence ATGACCGAATCCGTCCTGCATCAACAAACTGTAACGGGTGGTGAGCAGTCGCAGCCAAAAGAACGAATCCGGCGGCTCGTATGGAAAATTGCGATCGCGACCTTAATTTTGATGGCAATCGGTAGTGCCACCCGCGTAATGAATGCTGGGCTTGCTTGTCCCGATTGGCCTTTGTGCTACGGCGAGCTTGTCCCGACAAAACAAATGAATTTCCAAGTTTTTCTGGAGTGGTTTCATCGTTTGGACGCAGCCATGGTAGGTTTGGGTGCGATCGCCCTCGCGAGTTTGTCGTGGTGGAACCGTCGTGTATTACCGCAGTGGCTTCCTTGGGCAGCAACGTTTGCACTTGGTTTAGTTGTCTTCCAAGGCGTTCTCGGCGGACTAACTGTCACCGAACTATTGCGATTTGATATTGTCACAGCGCACTTAGGTACGGCACTGTTGTTTTTTATCACGCTACTGGCGATCGGCAGCACACTCGTTCGCTATCAAGGTACTGGTACAGCAGGAAACTTGCCTTGGATAGGTTTGATTGCTGCAATTGCCGTTTATCTACAAAGCTTGATGGGCGCATTAGTCGCATCGCGCTGGGCGCTGCATCAGTGTTTTGCGGGTAACGCCTTATGTAGCGTCATGTATAGTCATATCGGTGGTGTTATTCCGTCCACACTAGCAATTATTGCGGTTGTCTTTTTCGCGTGGCGAACTCCGGCATTGCATCCAGCTTTACGGCAACTTGCTAATATGGCAGGTGGCTTGCTCTTTTTACAAATCTTATTAGGGATAGCGACCTTCCGCTTGCACCTGCAAGTCGAGCCACTCACAGTAGCGCACCAAGTTGTCGGTGCTGTTTTGCTGGGATCGCTCGTTGTTTTTACCGTACTGGGCTTACGCGATCGCGCAACAAGCAGTATTGCCATCCCCACGACTGAACCATCAAATTTATAA
- the ctaD gene encoding cytochrome c oxidase subunit I has product MTQAQLQESANISALSEEPGVRKWRDYFSFNTDHKVIGIQYLVTTFIFYCIGGVLADLVRTELKTPETDFVSPEVYNSLFTLHATIMIFLWIVPAGAGFANYLIPLMIGAKDMAFPRLNAVAFWMIPPAGLLLISSLLIGDAPDAGWTSYPPLSLVTGQVGEAIWIMSVLLLGTSSILGAINFLVTIWKMRIPGMTVNQMPLFCWSMIATSAITLLSTPVLAGALILLAFDLLAGTTFFNPTGGGDPIVYQHMFWFYSHPAVYIMILPFFGLISEVLPVHARKPVFGYQAIAYSSLAISFLGLIVWAHHMFTSGIPGWLRMFFMITTMIIAVPTGIKVFSWVATVWGGKLRLNSAMLFAMGFVGTFVIGGISGVMLAAVPFDIHVHDTYFVVAHLHYVLFGGSVLGIFAGLYHWFPKMTGRMLNEFWGKVHFALTIVGLNMTFLPMHKLGMMGMNRRIAVYDPKFETLNFICTMGSYLLAVSTFPFIINAIWSWMYGPKAGNNPWQALTLEWMTTSPPAIENFDKLPVLATGPYDYGMSNGDDEEVENVPFSDEKEPALAAGPNSALRADPDPKVAANPEDRK; this is encoded by the coding sequence ATGACACAAGCACAGCTACAAGAAAGCGCTAACATTTCTGCCCTAAGTGAGGAACCAGGGGTAAGAAAATGGCGCGATTACTTCAGCTTTAATACCGATCACAAAGTCATCGGCATTCAATACCTCGTCACAACGTTTATCTTTTACTGTATCGGTGGTGTTTTAGCTGACTTAGTACGAACCGAACTCAAAACACCAGAAACAGATTTTGTCAGTCCAGAAGTCTACAACAGCTTATTTACGCTCCACGCGACGATTATGATTTTCCTGTGGATCGTACCCGCAGGCGCTGGATTTGCGAATTATCTCATCCCCCTGATGATCGGGGCGAAGGATATGGCATTTCCACGCTTGAACGCGGTTGCCTTTTGGATGATTCCACCTGCTGGACTATTACTGATCAGCAGCTTATTGATTGGTGACGCCCCCGATGCGGGTTGGACGTCCTATCCACCGTTAAGTTTGGTAACGGGACAGGTAGGCGAAGCGATCTGGATTATGAGCGTCCTGTTGCTGGGAACCTCATCAATTCTGGGCGCAATTAACTTTCTAGTGACCATCTGGAAAATGCGCATCCCAGGAATGACGGTTAATCAAATGCCGTTGTTTTGTTGGTCAATGATTGCGACTTCCGCAATTACATTGCTTTCGACTCCTGTACTCGCCGGTGCGTTAATTCTGTTGGCATTCGATTTACTCGCAGGTACAACGTTTTTTAATCCAACTGGTGGCGGCGATCCAATTGTTTACCAGCATATGTTCTGGTTTTATTCGCACCCAGCGGTTTACATCATGATTTTGCCCTTCTTCGGGCTAATTTCCGAAGTTTTGCCTGTCCACGCGCGTAAACCAGTCTTTGGTTATCAAGCGATCGCTTATTCGAGTTTGGCAATTAGCTTCTTGGGCTTAATCGTCTGGGCGCACCATATGTTTACCAGTGGTATCCCTGGTTGGTTGCGGATGTTCTTTATGATCACAACGATGATCATCGCTGTACCCACAGGGATCAAAGTTTTTAGCTGGGTCGCTACGGTTTGGGGTGGCAAGTTACGCTTGAATAGTGCGATGCTCTTTGCCATGGGCTTTGTCGGAACGTTTGTAATCGGTGGAATTAGCGGCGTTATGTTAGCTGCTGTACCCTTTGATATTCACGTTCATGATACGTATTTTGTTGTAGCTCACCTGCACTACGTTCTTTTTGGCGGTAGTGTTTTAGGCATCTTTGCGGGTCTATACCACTGGTTTCCCAAAATGACAGGGCGAATGCTCAATGAGTTTTGGGGTAAAGTTCACTTTGCACTCACTATCGTGGGCTTAAATATGACCTTCTTGCCGATGCACAAGTTGGGCATGATGGGTATGAACCGCCGAATTGCGGTATACGATCCTAAATTTGAAACGCTCAATTTCATCTGCACGATGGGTTCTTATCTGCTTGCCGTTTCTACTTTTCCATTCATTATTAACGCGATTTGGAGTTGGATGTACGGTCCGAAAGCAGGTAACAACCCTTGGCAAGCACTCACCTTAGAGTGGATGACAACTTCACCACCAGCCATCGAGAATTTTGACAAACTACCTGTTCTAGCAACCGGACCTTATGATTACGGTATGAGTAACGGTGACGATGAAGAAGTGGAAAATGTACCCTTCTCAGATGAAAAAGAACCTGCTTTAGCAGCTGGTCCTAATTCAGCGTTACGTGCTGATCCCGATCCGAAGGTTGCTGCTAACCCAGAAGACCGTAAGTAA
- a CDS encoding chlorophyll a/b-binding protein, with protein sequence MTTQPQPTTTPNLEEPKFGFNEYAERLNGRAAMIGFLLLIVIEYLTGKGVLAWLGLK encoded by the coding sequence ATGACAACTCAACCACAACCAACAACAACGCCCAATTTAGAGGAACCCAAGTTTGGATTTAACGAATACGCCGAACGTTTAAACGGTAGAGCAGCAATGATTGGCTTTTTACTCCTTATTGTCATTGAATACTTGACAGGTAAAGGAGTATTAGCTTGGCTTGGGCTAAAATAG
- a CDS encoding heme o synthase — protein sequence MIETSVSRHHQNFFQVIQSYYQLTKPRIIPLLLITTAASMWIASQGKVDPVLLVATLSGGTFAAGAAQTINCIYDRDIDYDMERTRHRPLPSGRVQPRDALIFAIALAVISFTLLAVFANLLSALLAMSGIVFYVGIYTHLLKRHTTQNIVIGGAAGAIPALVGWAAVTDSLGLPAWVIFAIVFLWTPPHFWALALMIRDDYAKVGVPMLPVIAGDTATTRQIWLYTLILIPTTLLLVYPLHVSGIVYAGIALVLGSIFIKKAWALLHDPSNQQQARSLFLYSILYMMLLCAGMVIDSLPITHQVTTAVMAFSGQ from the coding sequence ATGATTGAGACGAGTGTCTCGCGCCATCATCAAAACTTTTTTCAAGTGATTCAAAGCTATTACCAGCTAACGAAGCCAAGAATTATTCCACTTTTACTCATTACAACGGCTGCGAGTATGTGGATTGCATCGCAGGGAAAAGTAGACCCTGTATTGCTCGTGGCAACCTTAAGCGGTGGAACTTTCGCAGCTGGCGCAGCACAAACAATTAACTGCATCTACGATCGTGACATCGATTATGACATGGAGCGCACTCGCCATCGTCCTCTACCATCAGGACGAGTCCAACCACGCGATGCACTGATTTTTGCGATCGCACTAGCAGTGATTTCTTTTACCTTACTTGCCGTATTTGCCAACTTGCTCAGCGCATTGTTAGCAATGTCAGGCATTGTTTTCTATGTCGGCATTTATACCCACTTACTCAAACGCCATACGACACAAAATATCGTGATTGGTGGTGCCGCAGGAGCCATTCCCGCGCTAGTCGGCTGGGCAGCGGTTACGGATTCATTAGGTTTACCTGCTTGGGTAATCTTTGCGATCGTATTTCTGTGGACTCCACCACATTTTTGGGCGCTAGCACTCATGATCCGCGATGACTATGCCAAAGTTGGAGTGCCTATGTTACCTGTAATTGCGGGCGATACAGCAACAACTCGGCAAATTTGGTTATATACGCTGATATTGATTCCTACTACGCTACTCCTTGTTTATCCGTTGCACGTATCAGGGATTGTCTACGCCGGTATCGCCTTGGTATTGGGGAGTATCTTTATTAAAAAAGCTTGGGCATTACTCCACGATCCGAGCAACCAACAACAAGCGCGATCGCTGTTTCTCTACTCGATTCTTTATATGATGCTACTTTGTGCGGGCATGGTGATCGATAGCTTGCCAATTACGCATCAAGTCACGACTGCTGTTATGGCATTTAGCGGACAATAA
- a CDS encoding ABC transporter permease, with product MSRTVTPPKSEIDWQQVASPQIDTGATSILNELVQETLALTRRLFIQLQRRPSTLIAGIIQPVMWLILFGALFQNAPQGLFGNSQSYAQFLGAGVIVFTAFAGALNAGLPVMFDREFGFLNRLLVAPLASRFSIVLASAIFIITQSLLQAAVIVAAAAFLGAGLPDITGLGVITLVVFLLALGVTALSLGLAFALPGHIELIAVIFVTNLPLLFASTALAPLSFMPKWLQVVATLNPLSYAIEPIRYLYTHSDWNLSSIVMQAPWGTITFGGALLVLFGFSLVALLSIQPLLRKSLA from the coding sequence ATGAGTCGTACTGTTACACCTCCAAAATCTGAAATCGACTGGCAGCAAGTAGCATCACCGCAAATTGATACTGGTGCTACCTCGATCTTGAATGAATTAGTTCAGGAGACATTAGCGCTAACACGTCGGCTGTTTATTCAGTTACAGCGACGTCCCTCAACGTTAATTGCTGGTATTATTCAGCCAGTGATGTGGCTTATCTTATTTGGCGCACTGTTTCAAAACGCACCGCAAGGATTGTTTGGCAATAGTCAAAGTTATGCGCAATTTCTAGGTGCTGGTGTGATTGTTTTTACTGCTTTTGCGGGTGCGCTCAATGCCGGATTACCAGTGATGTTTGACCGCGAGTTTGGCTTTCTCAATCGCTTGCTCGTCGCACCTCTGGCGTCTCGATTCTCGATTGTTTTAGCTTCAGCAATTTTTATTATTACTCAAAGTTTACTGCAAGCGGCTGTCATTGTTGCCGCAGCAGCGTTTCTAGGGGCTGGGCTACCTGATATTACAGGATTGGGTGTGATTACCTTAGTTGTCTTTTTACTGGCTTTAGGCGTTACTGCATTAAGCTTAGGCTTGGCTTTTGCGTTACCTGGTCATATTGAATTAATCGCTGTTATTTTCGTAACAAACTTGCCTTTACTTTTTGCAAGTACGGCGTTAGCGCCCCTGTCTTTTATGCCTAAGTGGTTGCAAGTTGTGGCAACGCTGAATCCTTTGAGTTATGCGATCGAACCGATTCGCTATCTTTATACTCACAGCGATTGGAACTTGAGTAGTATTGTTATGCAAGCACCTTGGGGAACAATTACTTTTGGTGGAGCGTTGCTAGTATTATTTGGTTTTAGCCTTGTTGCCTTACTTAGCATTCAACCACTATTACGTAAGTCACTTGCGTAA
- a CDS encoding heme-copper oxidase subunit III, translating into MQSQTIDPAKTALNYHHTEAAAHHEEHPDHRITGLIMFLVAEGMIFFGMFGAYLAFRSVLPSWPPEGTPDLELLLPGVNTIILISSSFVIHNADTAIKKNDVSGMRTWLAITAAMGAIFLAGQLYEYSNLEFGLTTNLFASAFYVLTGFHGLHVFIGLVAILAVLWRSRVAGHYSSEKHFGVEAAEIYWHFVDVVWIVLFGLLYIL; encoded by the coding sequence ATGCAAAGTCAAACAATTGACCCAGCAAAAACAGCGCTTAACTATCACCACACTGAAGCCGCAGCGCATCACGAAGAACATCCAGACCATCGCATTACTGGACTCATTATGTTTCTAGTTGCTGAAGGAATGATTTTTTTCGGTATGTTTGGTGCTTACTTGGCTTTTCGCTCGGTGCTACCATCATGGCCACCAGAAGGAACACCAGACTTAGAACTGCTGCTACCTGGAGTCAATACTATAATTCTAATTTCCAGTAGTTTTGTGATTCACAATGCGGACACAGCAATTAAAAAAAATGACGTGTCTGGAATGCGTACGTGGTTAGCAATTACTGCGGCGATGGGCGCAATCTTCTTAGCCGGACAGCTTTACGAATACAGTAATTTGGAGTTTGGTCTCACGACCAATTTATTCGCTAGTGCGTTTTATGTTCTCACTGGCTTCCATGGATTGCACGTATTTATTGGACTCGTTGCAATTTTGGCAGTGTTGTGGCGATCGCGCGTTGCGGGTCACTATTCAAGTGAGAAACACTTTGGTGTAGAAGCAGCAGAAATCTATTGGCACTTTGTTGATGTTGTCTGGATTGTCCTATTTGGACTGCTGTACATCCTCTAA
- a CDS encoding daunorubicin resistance protein DrrA family ABC transporter ATP-binding protein yields the protein MAPAVLIENLKKRYGSTEAVKDISFQVEPGEIFGILGPNGAGKTTTLRILCTLAKPDAGHIAVSGISVVDSPREARKKLGYVAQEVALDKILTGRELLQLQAALYHLPKAAAKERIETVINLLGLEEWADKRTGTYSGGIRKRLDLAAGLLHAPDVLVLDEPTAGLDIESRFIVWNFLRRIREAGTTVLITSHYLEEIDALADRVAIIDRGKVIAVGTPSELKDRVGGDRITLRIREFSPEEEASKAKNLLENLPFVQEVIINSAQGNSLNLVVTPQNNALSAVQQSLNSAGLPIFGIAQSRPSLDDVYLAATGRTLMDAELAAAGSRDLKAERKQNMR from the coding sequence ATGGCTCCTGCGGTTTTAATCGAAAATTTAAAGAAACGCTACGGCTCAACCGAAGCTGTTAAAGATATCTCCTTTCAAGTTGAACCAGGAGAAATCTTTGGAATCTTAGGTCCCAATGGCGCAGGAAAAACAACAACGCTACGCATTTTATGTACGCTTGCTAAACCTGATGCAGGGCACATTGCTGTATCAGGAATCTCAGTTGTAGACTCTCCTAGAGAAGCTAGAAAAAAATTAGGTTATGTCGCTCAGGAAGTCGCACTAGATAAAATACTTACCGGACGCGAATTATTGCAACTACAAGCAGCGCTGTATCATCTGCCCAAGGCAGCCGCCAAAGAAAGAATTGAGACTGTCATTAATCTACTAGGTTTAGAAGAATGGGCGGACAAGCGCACAGGAACGTATTCAGGAGGCATTCGCAAGCGTTTAGACCTTGCTGCGGGATTACTTCATGCCCCAGATGTCCTAGTTTTAGATGAACCTACAGCAGGACTTGATATCGAAAGTCGGTTTATCGTTTGGAATTTCTTGCGCCGCATTCGGGAAGCAGGGACAACAGTATTAATTACAAGTCATTATTTGGAAGAAATTGACGCTTTAGCAGACCGCGTTGCAATTATTGATCGCGGTAAGGTGATTGCGGTAGGAACTCCTTCAGAATTAAAAGATCGCGTCGGCGGCGATCGCATTACGCTCCGCATTCGCGAGTTTTCTCCAGAAGAAGAAGCGAGTAAAGCAAAGAACTTGCTCGAAAACTTACCTTTTGTGCAAGAAGTAATTATCAATAGCGCTCAAGGCAATTCGCTCAATTTAGTCGTTACGCCACAAAATAATGCCTTAAGCGCTGTTCAGCAATCGCTCAACTCCGCAGGTTTACCCATTTTTGGTATTGCCCAGTCGCGCCCTAGCTTAGATGATGTGTACCTAGCTGCGACGGGAAGAACATTAATGGATGCTGAACTTGCCGCAGCAGGAAGCCGCGATCTCAAGGCAGAACGCAAGCAGAATATGCGATGA
- the ald gene encoding alanine dehydrogenase, whose translation MEIGVPKETKDQEFRVGLSPSSVRVLKENGHKIFVESQAGVGAGFTDEDYRQVGAEIVSTQEAWNRELVVKVKEPLQPEYRFLQKGQLLFTYLHLAADRALTEHLIDCGVTAIAYETVEVTNSTNKLPLLTPMSIIAGRLSVQFGARFLERQQGGRGVLLGGVPGVRPAHVVILGGGVVGTEAARIAVGMGATVQILDVNVERLSYLETIFGSRVELLYSNSAQIDAVVPDADLLIGAVLVPGRRAPILVNRELVGRMGPGSVIVDVAVDQGGCIETLRATSHTKPTYVEAGVVHYGVPNMPGAVPWTATQALNNSTLPYVVQLANLGMQAVKTNPALAAGVNVQNHRLVHPAVQEVFPDLVP comes from the coding sequence ATGGAAATCGGTGTTCCCAAAGAAACAAAGGATCAAGAATTTCGCGTGGGCTTGAGTCCGAGTAGTGTGCGAGTCCTCAAAGAGAATGGTCATAAGATTTTTGTAGAATCCCAAGCTGGTGTCGGTGCGGGTTTTACCGATGAGGACTATCGTCAAGTGGGAGCAGAAATTGTTTCTACACAAGAGGCTTGGAATCGGGAACTCGTTGTGAAAGTCAAAGAACCCCTTCAGCCAGAATATCGGTTTCTCCAAAAAGGGCAATTATTATTTACCTATTTGCATCTAGCCGCCGATCGCGCTTTAACCGAGCATTTAATTGATTGTGGCGTGACGGCGATCGCGTATGAAACGGTAGAAGTAACAAATAGCACAAACAAGCTACCACTGCTCACACCGATGAGTATTATTGCTGGGCGCTTATCAGTACAATTTGGCGCGCGGTTTCTAGAACGTCAACAAGGAGGGCGCGGGGTTTTGTTAGGCGGCGTTCCTGGTGTTCGACCTGCGCATGTTGTCATTTTAGGTGGTGGCGTTGTTGGTACTGAAGCGGCGCGAATTGCTGTCGGAATGGGTGCGACTGTCCAAATTTTAGATGTGAACGTAGAGCGGTTATCTTACCTAGAAACAATCTTTGGCTCTAGAGTCGAGTTGCTTTATAGTAATTCTGCGCAAATTGACGCTGTTGTTCCCGATGCGGATTTACTCATTGGTGCGGTCTTAGTTCCAGGGAGACGCGCGCCGATTCTAGTAAATCGCGAGTTAGTCGGGCGGATGGGTCCAGGATCGGTGATTGTTGATGTAGCGGTTGACCAAGGTGGTTGTATCGAGACGTTACGCGCGACAAGTCACACTAAGCCTACGTATGTGGAAGCAGGAGTCGTTCATTACGGTGTCCCCAATATGCCTGGGGCTGTACCATGGACGGCAACGCAAGCTTTAAATAATAGTACCTTACCTTATGTTGTGCAATTGGCGAATTTAGGAATGCAAGCCGTGAAAACAAATCCGGCTTTAGCGGCGGGTGTAAACGTTCAAAATCATCGCCTCGTTCATCCTGCGGTACAAGAAGTGTTTCCTGACCTTGTTCCATAG